A window of Gemmatimonadota bacterium contains these coding sequences:
- a CDS encoding response regulator transcription factor — protein MRIAFVEDDEQLRTSVARGLREAGSTVALASHGGEALALIREGGHDVVVLDLKLPVLSGLEVCRTVRDEGNRVPILMLTALDAVEDRIAGLDAGADDYLTKPFDFGELLARLRALTRRHGEAATRLAVGSLVIDTARHRATLGETELTLTAREFDFLSHLARHAGHVVSRADLMAVVWEDARALYSNIIDVYAGRLRRKLESVPGGPVLTTVRGAGFILEPADAPAAPAPPAR, from the coding sequence ATGCGCATCGCCTTCGTGGAGGATGACGAGCAGCTGCGGACCTCGGTGGCGCGCGGACTGCGCGAGGCCGGCAGCACGGTCGCGCTCGCGAGCCATGGTGGCGAGGCGCTCGCGCTCATCCGCGAGGGCGGGCATGACGTGGTGGTGCTCGACCTCAAGCTCCCGGTGCTGAGCGGCCTCGAGGTATGCCGCACGGTGCGCGACGAGGGGAATCGCGTGCCGATCCTCATGCTCACCGCGCTCGACGCGGTGGAGGATCGCATCGCCGGGCTCGATGCCGGGGCGGACGACTACCTCACCAAGCCCTTCGACTTCGGCGAACTGCTCGCGCGGCTGCGCGCGCTCACGCGGCGGCATGGCGAGGCGGCGACCCGTCTCGCGGTGGGCTCGCTCGTGATCGACACGGCGCGGCATCGAGCGACGCTGGGCGAGACGGAGCTCACGTTGACGGCTCGCGAGTTCGACTTCCTGTCGCATCTCGCGCGGCATGCGGGGCATGTGGTGAGCCGCGCGGACCTGATGGCGGTGGTGTGGGAGGACGCGCGCGCGCTCTACTCGAACATCATCGACGTCTATGCGGGACGCCTGCGCCGGAAGCTGGAGAGCGTGCCGGGCGGGCCCGTGCTGACGACGGTGCGCGGCGCAGGCTTCATCCTCGAGCCCGCGGACGCGCCCGCCGCCCCCGCGCCTCCCGCCCGATGA
- a CDS encoding HAMP domain-containing protein yields MRRWPVTLRGRLTLWFTIVLGVPFLAFEVAGYLLFAAALGAGTERFVDDALAAFSRELRAERFVRGDALETIRSTVREVRFKDLRIEVRDSSGAVVAASEDAPPTRGARVRERDEVLEGQRFRVIGAYPRREEEAVLGRIRTGFILAVPFLLGLAATGGFLLAKRGLRPVAEMGARAAEISASTLHERLPVTGGEELVGLATVVNALLDRLQAAFEQQRRFMADASHELRTPTAIVRTEAEVTLARPHREEPEYRAALEVVHDSSRRLTRIVDDLFLLARADAGQLQVRRAPLYLEELVHETTRAVTQLAAARGVEVAVLALTQAPLAGDPDLLGRVLLNLLDNAIRHAPGGSRVEVAMESQAGRCVVRVTDQGAGVPVEMQERIFDRFVRAGPPQDRGSGGGSGGAGLGLAIARRISELHGGTLVLESSVPGRTVFRLTLPVEDGLRV; encoded by the coding sequence ATGAGGCGCTGGCCCGTCACGCTGCGCGGGCGGCTGACGCTCTGGTTCACGATCGTCCTCGGCGTCCCCTTCCTCGCGTTCGAGGTCGCGGGGTATCTGCTCTTCGCCGCCGCGCTGGGCGCGGGGACCGAGCGGTTCGTCGATGACGCGCTCGCGGCCTTCAGTCGCGAGTTGCGCGCCGAGCGCTTCGTGCGCGGCGATGCGCTCGAGACGATCCGCTCGACCGTGCGCGAGGTGCGGTTCAAGGACCTGCGGATCGAGGTGCGCGACAGCAGCGGCGCGGTCGTCGCGGCGAGCGAGGATGCGCCGCCCACGCGCGGGGCGCGGGTGCGCGAGCGCGACGAGGTCCTCGAAGGACAGCGGTTCCGCGTGATCGGCGCGTACCCGCGCCGCGAGGAGGAGGCGGTGCTCGGACGCATCCGCACGGGTTTCATCCTCGCGGTGCCGTTCCTGCTCGGCCTCGCCGCGACCGGCGGGTTCCTGCTCGCGAAGCGCGGCCTGCGACCGGTGGCGGAGATGGGCGCGCGCGCGGCGGAGATCAGCGCGAGCACGCTGCACGAGCGGCTGCCGGTGACGGGCGGCGAGGAGCTCGTGGGGCTGGCAACGGTGGTGAACGCGCTGCTCGACCGCCTGCAGGCGGCGTTCGAGCAGCAGCGGCGGTTCATGGCCGACGCGTCGCACGAATTGCGCACGCCGACGGCGATCGTGCGCACCGAAGCGGAGGTCACGCTCGCCCGGCCGCATCGCGAGGAGCCGGAGTACCGCGCGGCGCTCGAGGTGGTGCACGACTCGTCGCGGCGCCTGACGCGCATCGTGGACGACCTCTTCCTCCTCGCGCGCGCGGACGCGGGGCAACTGCAGGTACGGCGCGCGCCGCTCTACCTGGAGGAGCTGGTGCACGAGACCACACGCGCCGTCACGCAGCTCGCTGCCGCGCGTGGCGTGGAGGTCGCGGTGCTCGCGCTCACGCAGGCGCCGCTCGCCGGCGATCCCGACCTGCTGGGACGCGTGCTGCTCAACCTGCTCGACAATGCCATCCGCCACGCGCCCGGCGGGAGCCGGGTGGAGGTGGCGATGGAATCGCAGGCCGGGCGCTGCGTGGTGCGCGTGACGGACCAGGGCGCCGGGGTCCCGGTCGAGATGCAGGAGCGCATCTTCGACCGCTTCGTACGGGCCGGCCCGCCGCAGGACCGAGGGTCCGGCGGAGGGTCGGGCGGCGCGGGGCTGGGGCTCGCCATCGCGCGCCGCATCTCGGAACTGCACGGCGGGACGCTCGTCCTCGAGTCGTCAGTGCCCGGTCGAACGGTCTTCCGGCTCACCCTGCCGGTCGAGGATGGACTCCGCGTCTAG
- the nhaA gene encoding Na+/H+ antiporter NhaA, protein MRAGLTGLTNTFNRFVESERSSGLLLLGCTTLAIVIANGQWGPAFHHLLEWQAAGLSIEQWINDGLMSVFFLLIGLELERELYSGELSDPRRALLPAVAAVGGMLAPALLHLAVTGGTPLAAGAGIPVATDIAFALGVLTLLGTRVPPALKVFVVAFAVMDDLGAIIVIAIFYSQGLSVGFLAGALATFAALVVLNRRFRVMALTPYLVGGVVMWWCLLRSGVHATLAGVILAFAIPYSAKDADQSSPSHRLEHLLHRPVAFLIVPVFALANTGVVLGGDWMRGLTDPNSVGIMLGLVLGKPIGVSIVAFVAVSAGLCRLPAEVSWRHIVGAGMLGGIGFTMSIFITNLAFAGEPAIANASKLAILVASLLSGVLGFVWLRYAGDAADGHAPRAS, encoded by the coding sequence ATGCGCGCAGGCTTGACCGGACTGACCAACACCTTCAATCGCTTCGTCGAGTCGGAGCGCTCGAGCGGCCTCCTGCTGCTCGGGTGCACCACGCTGGCGATCGTGATCGCCAACGGCCAGTGGGGCCCGGCGTTCCATCACCTGCTCGAGTGGCAAGCAGCCGGGCTTTCGATCGAGCAGTGGATCAACGACGGCCTGATGTCGGTGTTCTTCCTGCTCATCGGGCTCGAGCTGGAACGCGAGCTGTACAGCGGCGAGCTGTCCGACCCGCGCCGTGCGCTGCTGCCGGCGGTCGCCGCGGTGGGCGGGATGCTAGCGCCGGCGCTGCTGCACCTCGCCGTCACGGGCGGCACGCCGCTCGCCGCGGGCGCCGGGATCCCGGTCGCCACCGACATCGCCTTCGCGCTCGGCGTGCTCACGCTGCTCGGCACCCGTGTGCCGCCCGCGCTCAAGGTGTTCGTCGTCGCCTTCGCCGTGATGGACGACCTCGGCGCGATCATCGTGATCGCGATCTTCTATTCGCAGGGGCTCTCGGTCGGGTTCCTCGCGGGCGCGCTGGCGACGTTCGCGGCGCTCGTCGTGCTCAATCGCCGCTTCCGCGTGATGGCGCTCACGCCGTATCTGGTCGGCGGGGTCGTCATGTGGTGGTGCCTCCTCCGGTCGGGGGTGCATGCGACGCTCGCCGGGGTGATCCTCGCGTTCGCGATCCCCTACTCGGCGAAGGACGCCGACCAGTCGTCGCCGTCGCACCGACTTGAGCACCTGCTGCACCGGCCGGTGGCGTTCCTCATCGTGCCGGTCTTCGCCCTGGCGAACACCGGCGTGGTGCTCGGCGGCGACTGGATGCGCGGGTTGACCGACCCGAACAGCGTCGGGATCATGCTCGGTCTCGTGCTCGGCAAGCCGATCGGCGTGAGCATCGTCGCCTTCGTCGCGGTGTCCGCCGGTCTCTGCCGGCTCCCCGCCGAGGTGTCGTGGCGCCACATCGTCGGGGCCGGGATGCTGGGGGGCATCGGCTTCACGATGTCGATCTTCATCACGAATCTCGCGTTCGCGGGTGAGCCGGCGATCGCGAACGCGTCGAAGCTCGCGATCCTCGTGGCCTCGCTCCTGTCCGGCGTGCTCGGGTTCGTCTGGCTACGATACGCGGGGGACGCGGCCGATGGCCACGCCCCCCGCGCGTCGTAA
- a CDS encoding VIT family protein yields the protein MPHLERHRVDRIGWLRAAVLGANDGIVSTASLVVGVAASGADRAAIGVAGVAGLVAGAMSMAAGEYVSVSSQADTERADTARETQELATDAAHELDELTGIYVGRGLEPALARQVAEQLTAKDALGAHLRDELGISGHQQARPLQASLASAATFAVGALLPLVVAWVAPAPLLAWLVTGSSLLFLVVLGGIAARAGGARAMVGAVRVGFWGAFAMGLTYVVGRMFGATV from the coding sequence ATGCCGCATCTCGAACGTCATCGCGTCGACCGGATCGGTTGGCTCCGCGCCGCGGTACTGGGCGCGAACGACGGGATCGTCTCCACCGCGAGCCTCGTCGTCGGGGTCGCCGCATCGGGCGCGGACCGCGCGGCGATCGGTGTGGCCGGCGTCGCGGGCCTCGTCGCCGGTGCGATGTCGATGGCGGCGGGCGAGTACGTCTCGGTGAGCTCGCAGGCGGACACCGAGCGGGCCGACACGGCGCGCGAGACCCAGGAGCTCGCGACCGACGCGGCGCATGAGCTCGACGAACTCACCGGGATCTACGTCGGGCGCGGCCTCGAGCCCGCGCTCGCGCGACAGGTGGCCGAGCAACTCACGGCGAAGGACGCGCTTGGCGCACATCTGCGGGACGAGCTCGGGATCTCGGGCCACCAGCAGGCGCGGCCGCTGCAGGCATCGCTCGCCTCGGCCGCGACGTTCGCGGTGGGCGCGTTGCTCCCGCTGGTGGTGGCGTGGGTCGCCCCTGCCCCGCTCCTCGCGTGGCTCGTCACGGGCAGCTCGCTGCTCTTCCTGGTCGTGCTCGGCGGGATCGCGGCGCGGGCGGGCGGCGCGCGCGCGATGGTCGGCGCGGTACGCGTCGGGTTCTGGGGGGCGTTCGCGATGGGGCTGACGTATGTGGTCGGGCGGATGTTCGGCGCGACTGTGTAG
- a CDS encoding MetS family NSS transporter small subunit: protein MTTGGWIMMSVSLIVVWGGCAWCYKRILSSPAEEKVPPGFGP, encoded by the coding sequence ATGACTACAGGTGGATGGATCATGATGAGCGTGTCGCTGATCGTCGTCTGGGGCGGCTGCGCCTGGTGCTACAAGCGGATCCTCTCCTCGCCGGCCGAGGAGAAGGTTCCGCCGGGATTCGGGCCGTGA
- a CDS encoding 1-acyl-sn-glycerol-3-phosphate acyltransferase, whose translation MNRPPTWILVVAALAAVVPIALGIWSRWTRKTALRAMLRFRARVDRFKLTGKRYIRDSLLADPAVAVAARAHALEHRISDARAWARVREYIDEIVPAFNLLMYYQFGYAASKASLELFYKTTVKVRDPAAFERLPRESIVIYLMNHRSNADYVLASYALAGQVAISYAVGEWARVFPLEYLFKSFGSYFIRRRYREPLYHTVLERYVQLITRNGVTQGLFPEGGLSRDGHLRPAKIGLLDYMLGTAAEPGFAERMYVVPVAINYDRVLEDRTLLRELRATSGGTTTGRLAQLREVLNYTVSNFGRLSTRRWRRYGRAAVVVGDPVPVAPWLASVANEGVPLFERPRPERLEAVQRFTDGMMARIGAIIPVTAVPLTCAALQTFDAEYIPEARLLARIEELRDTLVARGAEVVEPAREASETFERAFRMLRMRRVLTKEGDAYVILPRGRELISYYANGIAHLCGQWEDEVRERDALPADTLVGR comes from the coding sequence GTGAATCGCCCCCCCACCTGGATCCTCGTCGTCGCGGCGCTCGCCGCCGTCGTCCCCATCGCCCTCGGCATCTGGTCGCGATGGACCCGGAAGACCGCCCTGCGCGCGATGCTCCGCTTCCGCGCCCGCGTCGACCGCTTCAAGCTCACCGGCAAGCGCTACATCCGCGATTCGCTGCTCGCCGACCCCGCCGTCGCCGTCGCCGCGCGCGCCCACGCGCTCGAGCACCGCATCTCCGATGCGCGCGCCTGGGCCCGCGTGCGCGAGTACATCGACGAGATCGTCCCCGCCTTCAACCTCCTCATGTACTACCAGTTCGGCTACGCCGCGTCCAAGGCGTCGCTCGAGCTCTTCTACAAGACCACCGTGAAGGTGCGCGATCCCGCGGCGTTCGAGCGGCTCCCCCGCGAGAGCATCGTGATCTATCTCATGAACCACCGCTCCAACGCCGACTACGTGCTCGCGAGCTACGCGCTCGCCGGGCAGGTCGCCATCTCGTACGCGGTGGGCGAGTGGGCGCGCGTGTTCCCGCTCGAGTACCTGTTCAAGTCGTTCGGGTCGTACTTCATCAGACGCCGCTATCGCGAGCCGCTGTACCACACCGTGCTTGAGCGCTACGTGCAGCTCATCACGCGCAACGGCGTCACGCAGGGACTCTTCCCCGAGGGCGGACTCTCGCGCGACGGGCATCTGCGTCCGGCGAAGATCGGCCTGCTCGACTACATGCTCGGCACCGCCGCTGAACCGGGGTTCGCCGAACGCATGTATGTCGTGCCGGTCGCGATCAACTACGACCGCGTGCTTGAGGATCGCACGTTGCTGCGCGAGTTGCGCGCGACGAGCGGCGGCACGACCACCGGACGGCTGGCGCAGCTCCGCGAAGTGCTCAACTACACCGTGTCGAACTTCGGCCGACTCTCCACGCGCCGTTGGCGGCGGTACGGCCGCGCGGCCGTCGTGGTCGGCGATCCCGTGCCGGTCGCGCCCTGGCTCGCGAGCGTCGCGAACGAGGGCGTGCCGCTCTTCGAGCGCCCGCGGCCCGAGCGACTCGAGGCGGTGCAGCGCTTCACCGACGGGATGATGGCACGCATCGGCGCGATCATCCCCGTGACCGCGGTGCCACTCACCTGCGCCGCGCTGCAGACGTTCGACGCCGAGTACATCCCCGAGGCGCGGCTGCTCGCGCGGATCGAGGAGCTGCGCGACACGCTCGTCGCGCGGGGCGCCGAGGTGGTGGAGCCGGCGCGCGAAGCGTCAGAGACGTTCGAGCGCGCCTTTCGGATGCTGCGGATGCGGCGCGTGCTCACCAAGGAGGGCGATGCGTATGTGATCCTCCCGCGCGGGCGCGAGTTGATCAGCTACTACGCGAATGGCATCGCGCATCTATGCGGGCAGTGGGAGGACGAGGTGCGGGAGCGGGATGCGTTGCCGGCGGACACGCTGGTCGGGCGGTGA
- a CDS encoding sodium-dependent transporter has translation MAEHKEEWGSKLGVILAVAGSAVGLGNFLRFPGQAAANGGGAFLIPYFCALFLLGIPIGWAEWAMGRYGGKKGFHSAPTIMGAIGKGSIARYFGVVGVLIPLGVSTYYMFIETWTFGYFLKYITGGIGVDATASIADQSATSLAFYQSFTGFNGDGTLFTGDSKFTVISWVVVFAVNIYFVFRGLSKGIEKFVSFAMPIMAVCALIVLIRVLTLGTPDPANPEQNVINGLGYMWNPNYEKLGDFSTWLAAASQIFFSLSVGFGVIINYASYMKKKDDVALSGLTATATNELFEVGFGGMITLTAAFVFLGLSGTTAAVAGGSFGLGFATLPVVFAQMGAFGNFVGALWFLMLWLAAITSSLSMYQPAVAHLKEMMAWTHVKATTVIAGIGTVGALLTLWFTAGGSFWNTVDFWVGTYLIFVLAMVQIIYFAWVFGIDRGWAELHSGASIQIPPIFKFIMKYVAPAYLIIVFVGFTVQNFRGALAASWANTGSRMGMFTIAGILAYLVFVTWLGERRMRAAGADLDDRNPAE, from the coding sequence ATGGCTGAACACAAGGAAGAATGGGGCTCAAAGCTCGGCGTGATCCTCGCCGTGGCCGGCTCCGCCGTCGGACTGGGCAACTTCCTCCGTTTCCCCGGTCAGGCGGCCGCGAACGGTGGCGGTGCCTTCCTCATTCCCTACTTCTGCGCCCTCTTCCTGCTCGGCATCCCCATCGGGTGGGCCGAGTGGGCCATGGGACGCTACGGCGGAAAGAAGGGCTTCCATTCGGCGCCGACCATCATGGGGGCGATCGGCAAGGGCTCCATCGCGCGCTATTTCGGCGTCGTCGGCGTCCTCATCCCGCTCGGCGTCTCGACGTACTACATGTTCATCGAGACTTGGACCTTCGGGTACTTCCTCAAGTACATCACCGGCGGGATCGGCGTCGATGCCACGGCGAGCATCGCCGACCAGAGCGCCACCTCGCTCGCCTTCTACCAGAGCTTCACCGGCTTCAACGGTGACGGCACCCTCTTCACCGGGGACTCGAAGTTCACCGTCATCAGCTGGGTCGTCGTCTTCGCGGTGAACATCTATTTCGTCTTCCGCGGCCTCTCAAAGGGCATCGAGAAGTTCGTATCGTTCGCGATGCCGATCATGGCGGTCTGCGCCCTCATCGTGCTCATCCGCGTGCTCACGCTCGGCACCCCTGACCCCGCCAATCCGGAACAGAACGTCATCAACGGTCTCGGGTACATGTGGAACCCGAACTACGAGAAGCTCGGGGACTTCAGCACCTGGCTCGCGGCCGCCTCGCAGATCTTCTTCTCGCTGTCGGTCGGCTTCGGCGTGATCATCAACTACGCCTCGTACATGAAGAAGAAGGACGACGTGGCGCTCTCGGGCCTCACCGCGACCGCGACCAACGAGCTCTTCGAGGTCGGCTTCGGCGGCATGATCACTCTCACCGCGGCCTTCGTCTTCCTCGGGCTGAGTGGCACCACGGCCGCCGTCGCCGGCGGCTCCTTCGGCCTGGGCTTCGCCACGCTGCCCGTCGTCTTCGCCCAGATGGGGGCCTTCGGCAACTTCGTCGGTGCCCTCTGGTTCCTCATGCTCTGGCTCGCGGCCATCACGAGTTCGCTCTCGATGTACCAGCCGGCGGTCGCGCACCTGAAGGAGATGATGGCCTGGACGCACGTCAAGGCCACCACGGTCATCGCCGGCATCGGCACGGTCGGCGCCCTGCTCACGCTCTGGTTCACGGCCGGCGGATCGTTCTGGAACACCGTGGACTTCTGGGTGGGCACCTACCTCATCTTCGTGCTCGCGATGGTGCAGATCATCTACTTCGCCTGGGTCTTCGGCATCGATCGCGGCTGGGCGGAGCTCCACTCGGGCGCGTCGATCCAGATCCCGCCCATCTTCAAGTTCATCATGAAGTACGTCGCGCCCGCGTACCTCATCATCGTGTTCGTCGGCTTCACCGTGCAGAACTTCCGCGGTGCCCTCGCGGCCTCATGGGCCAACACGGGCTCGCGGATGGGGATGTTCACCATCGCCGGCATCCTCGCCTACCTGGTATTCGTGACCTGGCTCGGTGAGCGCCGCATGCGCGCCGCCGGCGCCGATCTCGACGACCGCAATCCCGCAGAGTGA
- a CDS encoding energy transducer TonB, which translates to MSRALLLSLLCLASSAVAPTLAAQAARPTWSAPAPPLDAILDTAALRAALAALPANPDAPRAMRMMTIPYDSAGTPLPPRPTVPTQMPAAMRDTLVALLTALVRPTASRGAPWDSDILFETGAAARVERTTRVIRPASVSDVPRLTRRLQTVTERLMQEDESLVGTERAMRLRVSLTSEGLVSDVTVTVSSGRKEIDAEAVKLVRQTLFVPLLVEGEPTATEVTLPLRFIFGE; encoded by the coding sequence ATGTCTCGCGCCCTGCTGCTCTCCCTGCTCTGCCTCGCATCGAGCGCGGTGGCTCCCACCCTCGCGGCGCAGGCGGCGCGACCGACCTGGTCGGCCCCCGCGCCGCCGCTCGACGCGATCCTCGACACGGCCGCACTTCGCGCAGCGCTCGCCGCGCTGCCGGCGAACCCCGATGCCCCGCGCGCCATGCGGATGATGACAATCCCGTACGACTCGGCGGGGACTCCCCTGCCCCCGCGGCCGACGGTGCCGACGCAGATGCCGGCCGCGATGCGCGACACGCTCGTCGCGCTGCTCACGGCGCTGGTGCGGCCGACGGCGTCGCGCGGGGCGCCGTGGGACAGCGACATCCTCTTCGAGACCGGCGCCGCGGCGCGGGTGGAGCGTACGACGCGCGTCATCCGGCCGGCGTCGGTGTCGGACGTGCCGCGGCTCACGCGGCGCCTGCAGACGGTGACGGAGCGCCTGATGCAGGAGGATGAGTCCCTCGTCGGCACCGAGCGCGCCATGCGGCTGCGGGTCTCGCTCACCTCCGAGGGACTCGTGAGCGACGTGACGGTGACGGTCTCGTCCGGCCGCAAGGAGATCGACGCCGAAGCGGTGAAGCTGGTGCGGCAGACGCTCTTCGTCCCGCTGCTCGTGGAAGGGGAGCCGACCGCGACCGAGGTGACCCTGCCGCTGCGCTTCATCTTCGGCGAGTGA
- a CDS encoding helix-turn-helix transcriptional regulator, which translates to MVEREAERDAWRARAEASLEGLGRAIDEQCTAWGLTPTEREVALALLKGQGHKQIAAATGRSERTVRQHAVAVYEKSGLGGRAELAAFFLEGLR; encoded by the coding sequence CTGGTCGAGCGCGAGGCGGAGCGCGACGCGTGGCGCGCGCGTGCCGAGGCATCACTCGAAGGGCTGGGTCGCGCGATCGACGAGCAGTGCACCGCCTGGGGGCTGACGCCCACCGAGCGCGAAGTGGCCCTCGCGCTGCTCAAGGGCCAGGGACACAAGCAGATCGCGGCGGCGACGGGGCGGAGCGAGCGCACGGTGCGCCAGCACGCGGTGGCCGTCTATGAGAAGTCCGGGCTGGGGGGGCGCGCGGAGCTGGCGGCCTTCTTCCTCGAGGGGCTGCGCTGA